TTTCTGCAGTTCCTGGGCGTTCGCTTGGATGGCGTTCCCCATCATCAACGATGGAGCAACCATGGCGGAGGCACCCGCCAAGTGAGACATGAAGTGACGTCGGGTCATCCCTTCGGGCAGCAGACTCATAGATAAGTTCCTTTGTATCAAGGTGCCCGACGACTCGGGCCAGTGTTCTGGGTGATTACTGGGTTGGAGTTCGTCGTTACTCTTAGTGATTCAGGATAAACTCGTTACTATTCAACAGGGCCCAGAAGACATCTTGCAGTGCCTTCGCCGTGTTCCCTTTATGAATACCAATCAAGTAGTTCGCAGCTTCCAACTCCTTGCGAGTCGGTCTACGTGCGATGGTGGCCATGTAGAGGTGATTGATCGCCTCTTTTCCATCCTGGCCCTCGGCTGCCATCGAGTAAATGAAGCTTCCTGGCTTGGTGCTGACTGCATCCATCACCAAGTCGCCGTTAAACATCATTAACGCTTGTGGAATGGTTCCGTTGAACGTCGTTGCTTCGTCCCCTTCGTCCGTACCAAAGGCAGTAACGAATTGCTGCATCCACTCGCTCTTCTTCTTCTCCTGCTCTTCGTAATTGCCCCGCGTCTTGTGGGCCTGGGTTGCGATGAGCAGCGATTCGTACAGCTGTTCAGCCTGCATCTGTCGCAAATAGAAGTGACTGAACTTCGGCGGCTCGCCTACGGTCGGATCATCCAGAGCGTTACTCTTGGTGATCTTGCTGGACAAGCTATACGCTTCGCTCAGTGCGATCCAACGAATCAGTTGCTTAAGGTCGAAGCTGTTTTCACGCAATTCCTGACCGAGGTAGGTCAGCAATTCTGAGTGAGTCGGACGATTGTGCGGCCCCATGTCGTCGACCGGCTTGGTGAAGCCGTAGCCGAGGAAGTGCCCCCAGTAGCGATTCACAATCGCTTCCTGCAGGTTATCCGATTCGGTGATGAACTTGGCTAGTTCTTCACGACGATTGACCTGCGAGATACGACCACTGGTCGGAATTTTCTGGCCGTCCAGGAATTCCGGGTAAGCGACCTTCAAGAGACCATTACGCAGTTCGTAGTAAATCTCAGCGTTGTCGATATTACGACCTTCGCCCATGAAGTCGACGTTGTTCAGCGTCATCGCCCGCATGCCATTGTTGGCGTTGCCAGGCATCTGGCCCCGCATGGCGCGAGTTTGTCGGAAGAAGGCGTTCATGTTCCAGAACTTCTCTTGCTTCCACTCGTTGAACGGGTGATTGTGGCACTGAGTACATTGGACTTGCAGACCCAGGAAGATCTGAGCGGTCTTGGCAGTTGCCTGAACACCATCTTCGTCTAGCTTGTCCATGTAGAAGTTCACAGCACCGTTAAAGCCAGGCATGCCAGGGGTGTTGGCACCGGTAGCACTGACCAGCTCTTCGACCATTTTGTCGTAGTGCGTGTTGCGTGCGAACGTGTCACGCAGATACTTCTGCATCCCAGGACGACTAATCTGCGAGTTGTTGTCCGTTCCGCCATTGCGACCAATCAGGACATTCGTCCAGACCGTAGTCCAATTACGGGCGTATTCTTCGGTGTATTTGTCATCAAATAAGAGGCGATCGACCAGATTCTTCTTTTTGTCCCGCGAACGATCGCGAGCGAACTCATTCAGTTCGTCGACCGAAGGCACCCGTCCCAAAACATCGAGGAACAACCGACGAGCCCAAACGGTGTCGATTTCTTCCGGAGATGGGGAGATTCCATAATCTTCCCAGCCGAGACGGATCTTCTCGTTGATCGTGGCGACTTGAGGTATGCCGTAATCCTCAGACCGATCTGCCGCAAATGCTCCTGCAGCCAACACAAAGGTCAGCGCCAAAGCAACCGGGCTGGATGTGACGGGAGAGAATTGCCATCGTGACATAAGGAATACCTCTTCAACTTCATTCATGGACGGCGAAAAGCTTTCGCTTGGCACCTGGAGTTCCGAGCGAAATCAGTAAGTCCATCGTGAGTTACAAAAGGGACAAGACATTGTTAGAATGTCGTAACTCACCTGGATAAACGGTGATGTACTTTGAATGTACTCAGGGGATTTTCTGATTCGGGCAGATTTCTGCCACTTTTCTTCTCATGACGAAAAGTGACGCCCCGTTACCCCTATATTCCGCATGAAACGCGAAGATTATTGCTTCTTTTCCACCGACTGAATTTTTCATTCATTTTCAGATTTTCGGTTTGGTATCGCGATTCGCATCACACGACCCCCCATGCGGAGCGTAGCAAAAAAGCACACTGTATCGTTTCGCAACGCGCAAAATAAAACAGGCGAGTCATTTTTGAGAAATGAACTCGCCTGTTCTATTCGGGATGGAAGGGGGAGATCCTTCCAACACTAGCCTCTTATCATCCTTTCGGAGCGACCTTAACCCAATGCCTCTAAAGGATTAAGGCCTAAAACCGGTGTGCCTCTTCTTTTTACCGGCCCCTGTTATCCAGGATCCTCTTCTCTGTCACGACCCTGTCAAAGTTTCCGTTAGGACGCTAGACATATATGCAACAGCCGTGCCAAAAAAAATGACTTACCAATAATTGGCAGGCTAATGGTCGTCTGATCTCGTGATTTGTCGATACCCCACCAACAAACCACCCATTTAGGCGGAATAATCAACTTTGACAATTCAAATCGTCCAACAGAGCTTCCACAGAAACTTAACAACCAATTTGGGGTTTCTAATAAGGTTGCCCAATGATGTCGCTACCGATGCATATCGATAGCTCGCCCTGGGGACCACAACGAGTGGTGGCTCCCAAGGGCGGGCTGCTAGTTTTTGCCGACATGAGTCCCTAGACTGAAATCAGCGATTGCACCTTATTGTCTCTGGTAACTGTCGGCTCGCGGAGAAGATGCTTTGTCGATTTCGGAATCGACTGCTCGAAGATACGAATTGCAAGATCCGGATGTCCGGCTCATGCTCCTGGTGCGCGATGACGACGCCGCAGCGTTCGAGGAACTGATGCTGCGATATCAACGCCGTGTCGTAACCGTATTGGAACATCTAGTCGGCAAACGAGATCTCGCCGAAGACTTGGCGCAGGACGTGTTCATGCGCGTTTACCGCTCGCGCAAGACGTATGTGCCAGGCTCACGATTCTCGACGTGGCTGTTCACCATCGTGAATAACGTGGCGAGCAATGCGCGGCGGAGCTTAGCGCGACGGAAAGAAGTCCAAATCATCAATTCGGCTGATCAGTCGGGCTCGCAGCCGGCCGATCCGCTGGAACGCATGGCGACCGCGGCCAGCGGGCTGATGCCGACACGACAACTTGATAAGACCGAAATGGGCAGCATCGTTCGCCAAGCCGTCCAGTCACTTAACGAGCGACAACGCATGGCCGTGCTGCTCTCGAAATTTGAAGATATGAGCTACAACGACATTGCCGAAACTATGGGAATGTCGGTCCAAGCCATCAAGTCCCTACTATCCCGGGCCCGAGCTAACTTGAAGGAAGCTCTAGCGCCCTACCTTCAGGAAGGAACCGTTCCCTAAGAACGGGACGCAAGTCCCTTCGTTATGGATCGCCTTGTAATCTAGCGACGTAGCCATGATCGATCCCACTGCCCATCCCGATGAACAAACCGAGACCGACGAGCTTTTGGCCGCGTATCTCGATAACGAACTTTCCGAGACGGAGAGGGCGTTAGTCGAAACGCGCCTTGCCGATGACGACGCGTTTCGCCAACGCTTGGACGAACTCGATCGTACGTGGGATATGCTCGACTCGCTTCCCAAGGTCGATCTTGATGACGAGAAGTTCGTGCGCACCACGGTCGAGATGATTACCGTGCAAGCATCGCAAGAGGTGAAGCAATTCGAAGAGAGCAAGCGACGCACGGCGACGGCGCGCAAGGTGGGTATCGCCCTAGCTTTGGTCGCCCTGGTAATCGTCGGTTATCTGGTTACCGAGTGGCAATTGAACAGACCGGATCGGACGCTCGTCGAGAATTTGACGGTGATCGAGAACGTTGACGAACTCGAACTGGTTGAGGACATCGAGTTCTTGGAAGCCCTCAAGAACGAAGGGCTGTTCACCGGGGAGAGCAACGATGAATCGTAGTGCCGTTGTAGCCGGCTTTGCGTCGCTCGTTTTATTGACCGCGCTTATCGGTCACGCCCAAGAAACCAAATCGGAGCGAGCCGCACGAATTGCCGCGATGTCGGATGCCGAGAAGTTGGCGTTGCGCAATAAGCTGGAACGTTTCGATCGCCTTCCGGCCGACGAACGTCAGCGACTATTCAATCTGAATGCCCAGCTAGAAGAACGATCCGATGGCGAAGAACTGCGGCAGGTGATGCACCGTTATTACGACTGGCTGAAGACGCTCAATTCTGGCCAGCGGCTTGAGTTGCAAGAATTGCCCATTCAAGAACGAATCGTCAAAATCAAAGAGTTGATGGCCGAGGAGGAACGGAGTCGCTTCTTCAACATCATGAAAGACATCATGAAAGGGGTCAAAGCGGAAGAGTTCGATGCGATTCACAAATGGATCATCGATGAATGGCTCGTGCGTGAAAAAGAACGCGTGCTGGCCAGTGAAGACGAACTTTACCGACATAAGCATTGGCTACGAGAAGGTCTCTCGGACCCATCGCTTTCCGAGAATCGCAAAGTTTACATCCTGTGGTTCAACATGTTTGGCGTTGAAGGCATCCGCGATGTGATGCCGAACGAATCGGACTTCGCCGAACTCAAGTCTCGGCTCGATGCAGAAACCCAGAAGAAGCTGGATGCTGAGCCAGACCGCCAACAAGATCTGCTTGCGGCGTTGATGCGTGCTACCGTTTTCTCGCAGTTCCGCAACCATGTCGACGACGACAAACTGAAAGAGTTTTACGCTCAGCTCCCTGAAAAAGAAAAAGCTCGCTTCGCTGGTTACTCGCCGGAACGATTCGATTACGAGCTTCGCAAGCTGTATCGTCAAGAGAATGGCAAACGGTTCGCGGGCAACCGTCCACCTGGCCCACCTCCCGGGCTTCGGGGCGATGGACGAGGACGCGGTGGTGATGGTCGAGGAGACGGCGGCCGGGGGCAAGGTCCCGATCACCGTGGCGATCAAGACCGTGGGAGCCGTGGTGGTCCTGATCGCCGAGGTCGCGATGGCGGCCCAGGAAACGGTGGACCTGGCATGCGAGGCGAACGTGGACCACGTCCGCCTATGCCTGCTGAAGAAACACCACCGCCGAAACCGGAAGAAGAACCGGTAACCTCTGATACGAACGACTAGTTTCTGGGAAGAAGCGACCTGTTTAGCGGTCGTTTTTCTGCTCCATCCGAAGCGAACCGCATACTCAGCGACAGTGTCCGACGAGGAACCAACTTTTCGTTGTCGAACGCCCGTCGACTCACGTATGCGGAGAATTCTCGATGACTGATGGGGAAACTCCTTTCTCAATAACAGCATCTCATACGCTTCAATCGCCAGAGCAGGTCCAAATCTGTACTTGGCTTCGTGAATACAACTGGCAAGCGAATCACTCGTTTATGGATCGGGCCGCGAACGAGTCCCAGTTCGAAACGCCGCTGCTTTTGCTCGCGCGAAGGGAAGACGCCGTCGTAGGTGGACTGATCGCCAACAAGCGACTGACGTGGCTGCGAATCTCGATTATGGCGGTTGATCCGAAACTGCGAGGGCAGGGGATTGGTAGTCAGCTGATTGCCGAGGCCGAACGCTGGGGCAAAGAGCATTCGTGCTGCTACCTTTACATCGACACAATGCAATACCAATCGCCCGAGTTTTACCGCCAAGCTGGATTCAATGTCGTTGGCGAACTGCCTGATTGGGATTCGCACGGGCACACGAAGTTTTTTCTCATGAAATCGATTTGATTCGCCATAGTCGGTACGACTTCGGTAAGATGGCAGTCCACCCTCGATCCCCTGCCTGACTTTCTGCACGCCGAGTTTTCCCAATGCGTATTGCAATCCCGATTACCTTATTCTTGCTAACTCTTGTCCCGCATATCATCAGCGCCGACGATAACGTTGCCCCGAACCGATTACCGCGTGAAAATCTGCTGATCTATCGCGATGCAGGCAATTACCTACAACCAGTTCGAACAAAGGACGATTGGCAGAAGCGCCGGTCGGAGATTTTGGCCGGCATGCAAAAGGTAATGGGCACACTTCCCGGTGACGAGAAACGTTGTCCTCTCGAAGTTAAAGTGCACGAAGAAGTCGACTGCGGCAAGTACGTGCGACGTCTGATCAGTTACCAATCGGAGCCAGGATCGCGAGTTCCCGCATATCTTTGTATTCCCAAAGGCGCCTTAGAGGAGGGCGCGGTCCCCGTTTCGGCGGCACTTTGCTTACATGGCACCGACAACACGATTGGGCACGGGACCGTGGTTGGACTTGGCCGCCCCAATCGGAATTACGCCGGCGAACTTGCCGAACGTGGTTGGGTGACGCTCGCCCCCAATTACCCGCAACTCGCGAAATACCAGCCGAACCTTGAAAAGCTTGGCTGGGAAAGCGGGACCTTAAAAGCGGTGTGGGACAACATTCGTGGACTCGATCTTCTCGATACGTTGCCGTACGTGAAGCATGAAAAGTATGCCGCAATCGGTCATTCGCTGGGTGGGCACAATTCCGTCTACACCGCCGTCTTTGAACCTCGAATCGCCGCAGTAGTCACCAGCTGTGGTCTCGATTCTTACCTCGATTATTACGAGGGAAAGCCGGAGGTCTGGCAGCCCGGTCGCGGCTGGACTCAGGATCGCTATATGGCCAAGCTAGCCGATTATCGCAATCGCCTCGACGAGATTCCGTTCGACTTTCATGAAATGGTCGGCGCGATTGCGCCTCGATCAGTACTGATTATTGCTCCCCTGAAGGACAGTAACTTCCGTTACGAAAGCGTCGATAAAGTTGCAGCGGCGGCCCGACAAATCTATCAGCTTTACAAGCAGCCTCAGCAGTTGCAGGTATTGCATCCAGATGTTGAGCATGACTTCCCGCCAGAAATGCGTGCGGCTGCTTACGCGTTCCTCGAAGGCTCGCTTGTTGACAACTCGGTCGAGCAATAGCCACGGCCGAATGCAAGTGGGGACGACGTTCGCTTAGAGGACGCTGCCGTTCTGCTGCGTGCTGCGGTTGGTCATGCGAATCCGTTCGCGTGGTAGATACTCGCCACTTTCCAACTCTTGGACATACGCAATCAACTTTTCACGCATTTCACAGTGCAAGTCCCAGGCATCGCCCGGGTTCTTGGCGTGACAGAGTGCGCGAATCTCCATCGCTTCCTCGGAACAACCGGTCACTTGCACGGTCGGTTCGCTCTGTTCATCCCATAGTTCGTGCTGAGTTGCCATATCCTCGAACTTCTCCCGAATCTTTTGCACGTCGGTTGTGTAATCGACGTAAACCTTGATTGGTCGGGTCAGGTCGGGACTAATCTTGGTCCAGTTTTCAACCGGCTGCGACACCAAGTACTGAAGAGGAACGATCAAGCGTCGTTTGTCCCACGTTCGGATCGTGAGGTAGGTGAACTTGATATCCTCAACGTGCCCCCAATTCCCCTCGAAGAGAACGCTATCGCCAATTCGAACTGGTTGGGTCAACGCGATCTGAAGGCCAGCAAACAGGTTGCCAAGAATGGGCTGAGCAGCAATCCCGAGAATCACAGTTGAGACGCCAGCCGACGCCAATAGGCCATAGCCGACCGCGTCAAACACATTTAGCTGTACCAATAGGACCCCCAACACCGCGAAGGCTGCAATCATGGTAACCAAGCGACGTGCAACACTAATCTTGGTCAGCAGCCCTTTCTGAGCACCTTCGACATCGTCGTCGAATGTATTGACGTAGCGATCCATGGTGAAGCTGGTTGCTACTTCCAATCCACGTAAAATCAACCAAGCAATCGAGCCGACGACGGTCAACAGCATGATCGGATTGAGTACCGTGTTCACCGGTGCCGTAAGGGAAAGAAATGATTCTTTAAGTGCATAAATCGCAAACGCCGCGCTCGCAAATGACAGCGGAAGTCGAACCGCCTCAATCAGTCGTTCAAACCACATCCTTTCTTTCTTTTGACGGTGCAGAATGATGTAACTGGTCGCATGCTGTGTGAGGTAGCCAATGGCGGCTCCCAGCATGATGAAGAGCAGCAAAGCAACCCACTCCCAAACCGGCACTTTCCCGGCGAGGCGTGTCTTCGCCCAGCTGGGGATAAAACCTTCGATCCAGCTAGGCCCGAACTCTTCGTAGAGCATCGAAATCTTTTCGACCGTCTGGGGCGAGAACAACCAGACTGGTTCCTGTCCGGCTACCTTAACCCGCTGAATCCGCACACGAACTTGTTTCCAGTCATCTATATCGATCGCTCCCAAACGGATACTGCGTCGTGGCTTGCCGGCCATGGGACTATCGTTGCCGATGCGATTGGTCATCTGACCATCGGGCCGATCAGGCAAATCTTCGATATCAATCCAGAGCCGCTGATTCAAGGCATAGTAGAACTTGCGGGCCAATTCGCCTGCCTGATTGCGTTGCGTTTCGGGGATCAGCTCGAAATTCAACGATTGCGCCGCGTGCTCGTAGTCTTGATCGCGGCAAGCAAAGATGAAGTTCTCGACGGTCGCCAGCGGTGTGCTGAGATCAACTGGCTGAGAACTCTCTGGCACGCCCTCATTTAAGGCTTCAACAACATAATAGTCACCAGCTGCCTGCTTCGATTTCTCGCTCGAAGAATTGCTTTTCTGCTGGCTACCGCTTTCTTGGGCAAGCGCTGGAGCGGCGATAAGAGAAACAACCAGCAGACTACTAAACAATCGATTCCACACCATTCGGCTTTCTCTGGTTTGGGTTCGTTCAAATCGAGAAGGCCGCTACGACCTTTGTCTCCAATTCGAAAAAATGGGAGCAACTGCGCGAACAAGCCTGTCGTAGGCTACGAAGTCAATCGCTCAGGACTTGCTGCCCTCTCGGTGCAAATGAAATGCCACCATCCGAGAAAGTTCCGTCTGCTTACTGCAGATCGACTTGTCGATATAACGAGAGTTGGAAAAAGGACGTTCTACGATTCGCGTCGATCTGAGTGAAGTTTGCAGCGAATCGTGTTCCAGCACGCGTGCCGAACATCGGGACGGAGGTACTTGAGCCAAGTCGGCTTATGTTCTTGGCGTGCCAGTGCGTATAGCCCCAATGCATAGCCGTACATGTTCATGGACAGATAGCCGTTACGCGACATATTCCAACCGCCGTAGGCTCCATTGCTCCAGCTACCTTCCTGGATGACCGAGTTCGAAGTGCAGATCCCTAGTCCCATAAAGACAGTCAGCAAGTCAGTCAACGGTTCGTGATCGTGTTCCTCGCGCGAAACGCGATCTTCCCCAAGCAAGCGGACATGGCCGATCTCATGAGCAAGCGTCGCCACGACGCTCATCGGATCGTTGAGTCCCTCCACGTTCAACTGGATTCGATAGTAGGCCCCATCTTCGACCTCACTGTAAAGCCCGTTGGTCGACTCCCAGGAAAAGACAGGCTGACTACCGCGGGCTCCGTCTTGGTAGAAACTTAACCACAGACAATCGGGATCGACCTCCATGTACTTCGCAACGGTCACCAGCAAATAATGGATCTCATCCTCAGTGGCATGGTAGTGCCCAGGAAAGAACTCGGTTGTCGGCAACACGGTGACCGCACTGCGGAGACGAGCCATTCCGAATTCTTCGATTAACCACGCGAAGCGATCGTCGATCCATTCCCGCTGTTCTTCATTCACGGGACAGATCGGTGGCGAGGCGAAGAAGTCACGGATCCATTTCAACATGGCGAGAATTCAGCTTGGCGAAGCTAGAGAAGAAAAACGAGAGATCATTCAGGATGCGTCATTATGCATCGTGATGCCGTCTCAAGCCAATGAATTGCGCCGTCGGATCCGATCGATGCCCACACCAAGCGGTGGGCATCGTTTTTCTGAGTGGTTCTACTTCGTGCCGGCCTTCGAAGCCAGGCTTTCCAGGTACGTGACCAAGTCGGCAAGTTCCTGAACGGTGACATCGTTCGCCAAGCCAACGGGCATGATCGAGACGTTGTCTTTCTTCTGACCTTCGATTTCGTCTGGGTTTAGCGTGATCTCATTCCCTTGATTATCGCGGATGACGATCTTCTCGGGACCTTCAAAGGTGATGAAGCCCGACAAAAGTCGGCCGTCATCCATCTGGAAGATGTTGGTCACGAACCCTTGCGCGAGCGACTTGCTTGGCAAGACGATCGATTCCGTCAGCTGATCCCGCTTGTAGGTCTTAGCGACCTGAGGCAAGTAGGGTCCACGTGGCGTTTCGTTCGGATCGACGGTGTGACACTTATTACAGGTCAGCTTCGCGAACAACGATTCACCACGCGAGGCGTCTCCCTTGGTACCGACGACGAGCTTAATGACTTCTTCCGGATCGATCGTGCTCACTTTCGGCCCAGTCGGCTTCGTCATTTGCGTCTTTAGCTTCCAAGCTGCGGCCACCTTTCCGGCAGCTGTGGCGACATCGGCATTTGAGCTATTGAGCAGTCCTAGAACTTTCTCGTCTAGCTTACGATCGTTGATGATCATCGCCGCTTCCAGCAGATGCGGTTGGCGGGCTGGATTGTCCCAGCCTGCGTCGAGCGATGACTTCACCGTGCTGGCAACCTCTGGCGACAGCTTGTCTTGTCCGGATAACGTCAAGAGTCCGGCCTCGCCCCAAACAGCCACCGGGGACGATGGTGCTTTGGCCAGCGAATCGAGAATCCCAACCTGTCGGCTTAGCTGGTTCTTGTTTTGGTACGCACTGAGAGCGCTCTTGAATTCGCCTTCTTGCCCATCGGCATGTCGCAGCTTCGACATGCCGCTAAGGGCGGCCACGACGACATCCTTCTCCGTGCTACGGAGCAGGGCAGTGACAGCTTGGGCACGAACCGCAGGATCGGTTCCTTCGGCAGTTGCAGCCGAGGTCAGCAAACCAACAGCTTCGCTAGGAAGCTCGTTCGATTCTGCCACCAGGCTAATCGCGCCCGCAGCAAACGCAGGATCGCTCTTCGCTTTATCGAGAGCCATCTGCAAAGCGCCGTCGAGCTCGACACGATTGCGGCGTAGTTCTTTCAGCAGGAACGCCGACTCATCCGACGCGGCCGAAGCAAGCGTTGCTTTGAGCACAGCACCGATCTTGTCCGATTGCTCCCACTTTTCTGGTTGGTAGTAAGGGCCGCGCGTATCAGGCCGCGTTCCCCAGCTGTTACCTTTCCAAGTACCGTCAATGTTGTAAAGACGGCTAAGGGCAACTAAGAGTCCCTGACGATGGTCCGGCGAAGTGGTTCCCTTCAAGCGTTCGATCAAACCGTCGACCACTTCCGGCTTGTGAATCCGCTCAAGAGCAAACAAAGCGAACTGACGCTTACGCGGGCTGGCCTGATCATCATCAATCACAGTGAACAAGGCATCCGCCGCTTCTAACTTGGCGAGTGCACGATAAGCCGTGTGACGGATGACCGGGTCGTCGCTATCGAGGTGGGGCAGTATCTCGGAGATGTGCCCCATGCTTCCGGTTCGAGCGATCGCAACAATCGACTCAAGTTGGATTCGAGCATTGTCAGATGTTGCCCCGGCAGCAACCGTCATGTCGAGAAGCGTACTGGCGATTGAATTCTCTGGATTCAGCACCACCATATCCGCGACGGCACGAATCAAATTGGCGCTGACATCGGGATCCGTTGCCACCGCGTCGGACACATTCAGCGTCAGATCGGTTTTGGCGTTCTTACTACCCAGTCCTTGCAGAAGCAAATAATAGGTAGCCACCATAGCCTCAGGCTTTTCAATCTTTTGGGCCTGAATCTTGGCCAGTGTCGCATCATCCAATCCTCGGGCCAGCAGTTCACGCTGGGCAGCAAGACGGCGACGGTGGCTGTCGGACTGCATCAAACCGAGCAGTGTGTCCGTGTCTGCTTCCTTCAAGTTTGGCATTGGGTCAGCCTGGTAACCCTTCGGGGAAACCCGCACCAGGTAGCCGACGTCTTCACCGTTATAGGTGAACGTGGCTCCCTTCCAACTGGCCGCGTAGATGTGGCTGTCGG
The genomic region above belongs to Blastopirellula marina and contains:
- a CDS encoding RNA polymerase sigma factor, which translates into the protein MLLVRDDDAAAFEELMLRYQRRVVTVLEHLVGKRDLAEDLAQDVFMRVYRSRKTYVPGSRFSTWLFTIVNNVASNARRSLARRKEVQIINSADQSGSQPADPLERMATAASGLMPTRQLDKTEMGSIVRQAVQSLNERQRMAVLLSKFEDMSYNDIAETMGMSVQAIKSLLSRARANLKEALAPYLQEGTVP
- a CDS encoding GNAT family N-acetyltransferase, whose protein sequence is MTDGETPFSITASHTLQSPEQVQICTWLREYNWQANHSFMDRAANESQFETPLLLLARREDAVVGGLIANKRLTWLRISIMAVDPKLRGQGIGSQLIAEAERWGKEHSCCYLYIDTMQYQSPEFYRQAGFNVVGELPDWDSHGHTKFFLMKSI
- a CDS encoding alpha/beta hydrolase family protein → MRIAIPITLFLLTLVPHIISADDNVAPNRLPRENLLIYRDAGNYLQPVRTKDDWQKRRSEILAGMQKVMGTLPGDEKRCPLEVKVHEEVDCGKYVRRLISYQSEPGSRVPAYLCIPKGALEEGAVPVSAALCLHGTDNTIGHGTVVGLGRPNRNYAGELAERGWVTLAPNYPQLAKYQPNLEKLGWESGTLKAVWDNIRGLDLLDTLPYVKHEKYAAIGHSLGGHNSVYTAVFEPRIAAVVTSCGLDSYLDYYEGKPEVWQPGRGWTQDRYMAKLADYRNRLDEIPFDFHEMVGAIAPRSVLIIAPLKDSNFRYESVDKVAAAARQIYQLYKQPQQLQVLHPDVEHDFPPEMRAAAYAFLEGSLVDNSVEQ
- a CDS encoding zf-HC2 domain-containing protein; translated protein: MIDPTAHPDEQTETDELLAAYLDNELSETERALVETRLADDDAFRQRLDELDRTWDMLDSLPKVDLDDEKFVRTTVEMITVQASQEVKQFEESKRRTATARKVGIALALVALVIVGYLVTEWQLNRPDRTLVENLTVIENVDELELVEDIEFLEALKNEGLFTGESNDES
- a CDS encoding mechanosensitive ion channel family protein; protein product: MVWNRLFSSLLVVSLIAAPALAQESGSQQKSNSSSEKSKQAAGDYYVVEALNEGVPESSQPVDLSTPLATVENFIFACRDQDYEHAAQSLNFELIPETQRNQAGELARKFYYALNQRLWIDIEDLPDRPDGQMTNRIGNDSPMAGKPRRSIRLGAIDIDDWKQVRVRIQRVKVAGQEPVWLFSPQTVEKISMLYEEFGPSWIEGFIPSWAKTRLAGKVPVWEWVALLLFIMLGAAIGYLTQHATSYIILHRQKKERMWFERLIEAVRLPLSFASAAFAIYALKESFLSLTAPVNTVLNPIMLLTVVGSIAWLILRGLEVATSFTMDRYVNTFDDDVEGAQKGLLTKISVARRLVTMIAAFAVLGVLLVQLNVFDAVGYGLLASAGVSTVILGIAAQPILGNLFAGLQIALTQPVRIGDSVLFEGNWGHVEDIKFTYLTIRTWDKRRLIVPLQYLVSQPVENWTKISPDLTRPIKVYVDYTTDVQKIREKFEDMATQHELWDEQSEPTVQVTGCSEEAMEIRALCHAKNPGDAWDLHCEMREKLIAYVQELESGEYLPRERIRMTNRSTQQNGSVL
- a CDS encoding DUF1549 and DUF1553 domain-containing protein, with translation MSRWQFSPVTSSPVALALTFVLAAGAFAADRSEDYGIPQVATINEKIRLGWEDYGISPSPEEIDTVWARRLFLDVLGRVPSVDELNEFARDRSRDKKKNLVDRLLFDDKYTEEYARNWTTVWTNVLIGRNGGTDNNSQISRPGMQKYLRDTFARNTHYDKMVEELVSATGANTPGMPGFNGAVNFYMDKLDEDGVQATAKTAQIFLGLQVQCTQCHNHPFNEWKQEKFWNMNAFFRQTRAMRGQMPGNANNGMRAMTLNNVDFMGEGRNIDNAEIYYELRNGLLKVAYPEFLDGQKIPTSGRISQVNRREELAKFITESDNLQEAIVNRYWGHFLGYGFTKPVDDMGPHNRPTHSELLTYLGQELRENSFDLKQLIRWIALSEAYSLSSKITKSNALDDPTVGEPPKFSHFYLRQMQAEQLYESLLIATQAHKTRGNYEEQEKKKSEWMQQFVTAFGTDEGDEATTFNGTIPQALMMFNGDLVMDAVSTKPGSFIYSMAAEGQDGKEAINHLYMATIARRPTRKELEAANYLIGIHKGNTAKALQDVFWALLNSNEFILNH